Within the Micromonospora citrea genome, the region GCCCGTCGCCGGTCCCGGCGACGTCGGCGCGGCCGGCCTCGACGCCGCCGGGCACCCGCTGCTCGGGGCGTCGGTGGCGCTCGCCGAGGCGAGGGGACACCTGTTCACCGGGCGGCTGTCGACCGACGCCCAGCCGTGGCTCGCCGACCACCGGGTCACCGACAGCGTGCTCGTGCCCGGCACCGGGCTGGTGGAGCTCTGCCTGCGTGCCGGCGACGAACTCGGTCACCCCGTCCTCGACGAGCTGGTCATCGAGGCCCCGCTGACCCTGTCCGCCGGTGGTGGCGCCACCCAGGTGCAGGTGGCGGTCGGCCCGGCGGGCGACGACGGACGCCGCGCCGTGACCCTGCACTCCCGTCCCGCCGAAGGGTCGGCCGGCGGCCCCTGGACCCGGCACGCCAGCGCCACCCTCTCCGCCGCCCAGCCCGCCGCGCCGGCGCCGCTGACCGAGTGGCCGCCGCGCGACGCCCGCCCCGTCGACCTGACCGGGTTCTACGCCGGCCTCGCCGCCGACGGCTACGCGTACGGGCCGGCGTTCCAGGGGCTGCGCGCCGTGTGGACCAGCGGCGACGAGGTCTACGCCGAGGTGGAGCTGCCGGCGGCCCAGCGCCTCGACGCCGACCGCTACGGCCTGCACCCGGCCCTGCTCGACGCCGCCCTGCACGCCGCCCACTTCGGCGGCCTCGCCGAGGCGGGCGCCGGCCGGCTGCTGCTGCCGTTCGCCTGGAACGGCGTCGCCCTGCACGCCACCGGCGCGACCGCGCTGCGGGTCCGGCTCACCCAGGTCGGGCCGCACGCCATCGCGCTGACCGCCGCCGACCCCACCGGCGCTCCGGTCGCCGACGTGACCGCCCTGACGATGCGGCCGATCTCGGCCGGCGAACTGGCCGTCGGCGACGACCGGGCCACCCGGGACGCCCTGTTCCGTGTCGACTGGACGCCCCTGCCGCCGACCGACGGCGTCGCCCCGGTCACGGCCGTGGCGGTCGCCCCCGGCCTCGACGGGTTCCCGCTCCACGCGGGTCTCGACGGGCTCGCCGCCGCCGTCGACGCGGGGCTGGACCTGCCCGGGGTCGTCCTCGTGCCCCTCGACGCGGACCCGGCGCGGCCGACGCCCCGGGCGGCCCGGCACGCCGCCGTCGCGGCCCTCGACGCGGTGCGGCGCTGGCTCACCGAACCCCGCTGGGCTTCGTCGCGGCTGCTGCTGGTGACCCGGGGCGCGGTGGCCGTGCACCACGCCGGCGAGGTGACCGACCCGGCCGCCGCCGCCGCGTGGGGGCTGGTCCGCTCCGCCCAGTCTGAGAACCCCGACCAGGTGCTCGTCGTCGACGTCGACGCCGACGGCATCGACCCCGACCGGGTCGCCGCGCTGTTGGCGGCGGACGAGCCGCAGGCCGCGATCCGCGGCGGCGTCGCGTACGTGCCACGGCTGGCGCGCGCCGCCTCGGCGGGCGAGCTGACCGCACCGCCCGCCGCCGCGTGGCGGCTCGACGCGCCGGTGCGCGGCAGCCTGGAGAACCTCACCCTCAGCCCGACCGACGCGGCCGACACCGCCCTCGGCCCCCGCGAGGTCCGCGTCCGCGTCCGCGCCGCCGGCCTGAACTTCCGCGACGTGCTCAACGCGCTCGGCCTCTACCCGGGCGACGCGGGGCCGCTCGGCGGCGAGGGCGCCGGCGAGGTCGTCGAGGTGGGCGCCGAGGTGACCGACCTGCGCCCCGGCGACCCGGTGTTCGGGGTCTTCGTGGGCTGCTTCGGGCCCGTCGCCGTCACCGACCGCCGACTGCTGGCCCCGATGCCGGCCGGCTGGTCGTACGTCGAGGCCGCCTCCGTGCCGGTGGTCTTCCTAACCGCCTACCACGGCCTGGTCAACCTGGCCGGGCTCGGCCGGGGCGAGTCGGTGCTGGTGCACGCCGCGGCCGGCGGCGTCGGCATGGCCGCCGTGCAGCTCGCCCGCCACCTCGGCGCCGAGGTGTACGCCACCGCCAGCCCCGCCAAGTGGGACACGCTGCGGGCGATGGGCCTCGACGAGGAGCACCTGGCCTCGTCCCGAACCCTCGACTTCGAGACCCGGTTCGCCGCCGCCACCGGCGGGCGGGGCGTCGACGTGGTGCTGGACTCCCTGGCCCGCGAGTTCGTCGACGCCTCGCTGCGGCTGCTGCCGCGCGGCGGGCGGTTCGTCGAGATGGGCAAGACCGACATCCGCGACGCCGACCGCGTCGCCGCCGACCACCCGGGAGTCGCCTACACGGCCTTCGACCTGACCCTGGAGGACCCCGACGAGGTGCAGCGCATGCTCGCCGTGCTGCTGGGGCTCTTCGAACGTGGCGTGCTCACCCCGCTGCCCACCCAGGTGTGGGACGTGCGCCAGGCACCGGAGGCGTTCCGCCACGTCAGCCAGGCCCGGCATGTCGGCAAGGTCGTGCTCACCATGCCCCGGCCGTGGGACCCCGACGGCACGGTGCTGCTCACCGGCGGCACCGGCACCCTGGGCCGACTGGTCGCCCGGCGGCTGGTCGAGACCCACGGCGTGCGGCGGCTGCTGCTCGTCAGCCGGCGCGGCGAGCGGGCCCCGGGCGCGGCCGAGGCGCTCGCCGAGCTGCGGGCCCTGGGTGCCGAGGCCACGGCCGTGGCCGCCGACGTGTCCGACCGGGACAGCCTCGCCGGGGTGCTGGCGGCCGTGCCCGCGCGACACCCGCTGACCGCGGTCGTGCACCTCGCCGGGGTGCTCGACGACGGGGTGGTCACCGCCCTCACCCCGCAACGCCTCGACACGGTGTTCGCGCCGAAGCTCGACGCCGCGTGGCACCTGCACGAGCTGACCCGGCACCTCGACCTCGCCGGATTCGTGCTGTTCTCCTCCGGCGCCGGCGTCTTCGGCGTGCCCGGTCAGGGGAACTACGCGGCGGCCAACGCGTTCCTCGACGCCCTCGCCCAGGCCCGTCGCGCCGAGGGCCTGCCGGGCCGCTCGCTGGCCTGGGGCCTGTGGGAGCAGGCCAGCGAGATGACCGCCAGGCTGGACCGGACCGACCCCCGCGTCACCGCCCGCGACGGGCAGCTCGCCATCCCGTCCGACCTCGGCATGGCCCTGTTCGACGCGGGCCTGCGGACGGCCGCGCCGGTGCTGGTGCCGACCAGGATCGACGTCGCCACGCTCGGCGGGATCGACCGCCCGCCGGCCCTGCTGCGCGGGCTGACCCGGCGGGAACGCCCCACCGCCCGGTCGGCCGCGCCGGCCACCGGCGGCCGCACCCTCGCCGACGAACTGGCGGCCCTGGCCGGCCCCGACCGGCACGCCCTGCTGGTCGACCTAGTCCGCGAGCAGGCGGCCGGCGTACTCGGGCACGGCAGCCGCGCGGCGGTCGCCCCCGGCCGGGCGTTCAGCCAGCTCGGCTTCGACTCGCTGACCGCCGTCGAGCTGCGCAACCGGCTCACCACGGCGACCGGCCTGCGGCTGCCGGCCACGCTGATCTTCGACTACCCGGACCCGAACGCGCTGGCCGCGTTCCTGCTCGCCCAGCTCGCGCCCGACACCGGGCCCGACGTGCCGCCGGTCCTGACAGACCTGGAGAACCTGGAACGGTCGTTGACCGAGGCCAGCGTGGAGCCGGAGCTGCACGCCCAGATCGGCTCCCGGCTGGAGGTGCTCGTCGCCAAGTGGCGCACGATGCGCGCCGGCTCGGGCGGCGACCCCGACCTCGACATCGACCTCGACCGGGCCAGCGACGACGAGATCTTCGACCTCATCGACGCCGAACTCGGCCTCTGACCCCGGACGCGCACGCCGTCCCACCACACCCTGCCCGACCGACCCGCGAGGAATGCGATGGCGATGCCGATGACCGACGTGCTGATCGTGGGCTACGGCCCGGTCGGTGAGATGCTCACGATCCTGCTGGCGCAGCGCGGTCTCACCGTCACCGCCGTCGAGCGGTGGGCCACCCCGTACAACTTCCCCCGCGCCGTGTCGTACGACGGTGAGGCGAGCCGCATCCTGGCCGCCGCCGGGGTCGCCGACCGGCTCGGCCCCGTGGTGGAGTCGTCCGGGGAGTACACCTTCAAGAACGGCTTCGGGCGGACCCTGCTGCACGTCAAGGTCACCGGCGACGGGCCGATGGGCTGGCCCGACTCGGTCTCCTTCTACCAGCCCGGCCTCGAGGCGCTGCTCGCCGAGCGGGGCGCGGAACTGCCGGGCGTCACGGTGCTGCGCCCGTACCAGGTGACCGGCCTGGCCGAGCACGACGACCGGGTCGAGGTCACCGTCGCCGGCCCGGACGGCGAGGAGGTGCGCGCCGCCCGCTGGGTCGTCGGCTGCGACGGGGCCAACAGCTTCGTCCGCGAGCACCTGGGCGGCGGCGTCACCGACCTCGACTTCACGTACGACTGGCTGGTCTGCGACGTGGTGCCGCACGAGGCCCGCGAGTTCAAGCCGAACAACCTCCAGGTCTGCGACCCGGCCCGGCCCCGCACCGCCGTGTCGGCCGGGCCGGGGCACCGGCGGTGGGAGTTCATGCGGGTGCCGGGGGAGAACCGGGCGGAGTTCGAGAGCGTCGAGAGCGTGTGGCGGCTGCTCGGCCTCTTCGACATCACCCCCGACAACGCGACCCTGGAGCGGTACGGCGTCTACACCACCCAGGCCTGCTCGGCCGACCGCTGGCGCTCCGGGCGGATCCTGATCGCCGGCGACGCGGCGCACGTGATGCCGCCGTTCATGGGGCAGGGGATGAGCTCCGGCTTCCGCGACGCCCTCAACCTCGCCTGGAAGCTCGACCTGGTGCACCGCGGCCTCGCCGACGACGCCCTGCTCGACACCTACCAGGAGGAGCGCTGCGCGCACGTGCAGCACGCCATCCGGATGTCCATGGACTCCGGCACGGTGATCTGCGAGACCGACCGCGCCGCCGCGGCCGGCCGCGACGCCGCCATGCTCGCCGAGCTGCGCCGGCGCACCGCCCGGCCGCGCACCCGTTCCCTGCTGGAGCCGCTGGCCGGCGGGCTCCTGCACGACCGGGCCGGCGAGACCGGCGCCGGCGCGCCGATGCCGCAGGGGCGCGTCGAGGTCGACGACCGTGCCGGGCGCTTCGACGAGGTCGTCGGCACCGGCTTCGTCCTGCTCTGCGCCGAGGACCTCGACGGCCTGCTCGACGCGGACGCCCGGGAGTTCCTGGCCTCGCTCGGCACCCGGGTCGTCCGGGTCGTTCCCGCCGGCGCGCCCGCCCCCGGGCCCGGCGCCGCGCCGACCGCGTACGACCTCGACGACGTGTACCTGCCCCTGCTCAAGCGGTACGACGCCGTGGCGGTGCTCGTCCGGCCCGACTTCTACGTCTTCGGCACGGCCGCCGACCCGGCCGGTGTGCCCGCGCTCGTCGAGGACCTGCGCCGGCAGGTACGGCGCGGCTGACCGGCATCCCACCCCCACCGGAAGGAACACCCGCATGTTCGAGAACCTGAAGATCGCCGGCCGGGCGATCCGCACGGTCTTCACCGCCGACCCCATCACCCGGGTCCGGCGCTTCTACGAGATCCAGTCGCCCGACGTGGAGTTCGCGGCGCGCCGCACCCACTACATGAACGTCGGCTACTGGACCGACGGGGTCACCGACCTCGACACGGCGGCCGAGGCGCTGGCCGACAAGCTCGCCGACGCCGCCGGGCTCAAGCCCGACGACACCGTCCTCGACGTCGGCTTCGGCTACGCCGACCAGGACTTCAAGTGGCTGCGCGAGCGCCGGATCGCCAAGGTGTACGGCCTCAACATCACCCCGCACCACGTCGAGGCCGCCCAGCGCCGGGCCCAGGAGGAGGGGCTGGCCGACCGCACCGACTTCCGCCTCGGCAGCGCCACCGAACTGCCCTTCGAGGACGACACCTTCGACCGGGTCGTGGCGCTGGAGTCCGCGTTCCACTTCTATCCGCGCAGCGCGTTCTTCGCCGAGGCGCTGCGGGTGCTCCGCCCGGGCGGCGTGCTGGCCACGGCCGACATCATCCCGGTCAGCGGCAACGTCGTCCGGGCCGCCATCCAGTCGGGGCCGCTGAGCTTCGTCAAGTTCAGCATCCCCAAGGAGAACTGGCACGACCGGGACACCTACCGGCAGGAGCTGGTCGAGGCCGGCTTCGCCAACCCGGAGGTGCACTCGATCAAGGACCGGACCTGGGAGGGCTGGCGGGCGTACATGGCCGACCGGACCAACGATCCCGAGTTCCGCGCCGTCGTCAAGCCCGCCGTGCGCAAGAGCATGGCCGCGCACTGGAAGAACCAGGACCTGATGAAGCGCGAGCTGGCGCAGCTCGACTACGTGATCGCGGTGGGCCACAAGCGGTGACGCCGTACGCGGCCGAGGGGCCCGCCGACCGGTGGCGACACCGGTGGACGGGCCCCTCGACCGTCGGGCACGGGACGACCGGCGCGGCGACGCCGCTGGCCGGGCCTTCCACCTACCGGGACGACCGGCGCGGCGACGCCGGTGGCCGGGCCTTCGGCCGTCGTGGGCCACGGCCGGTCGGCGGCCTGCGGCGGCCCGCCGGGCGGGGTGGATCAGACGGCCGGCGCCGCCGTCAGGGCCGTCGAGATGGCGCGCAGGACGGCCGCCTGGTGCTCGGCCAGGAAGAAGTGCCCGCCCGGATAGACCTTCAGGTCGAACGGGCCGGTGGTGTGGGTCGACCAGGAGCGGGCCTCCTCGACCGTCGTCTTCGGGTCGCTGTCGCCCGTGAAGACCGTGATCGGGCAGCTCAGCGGCGGACCCGGCCGGTAGGTGTAGGTCTCCGCGGCCCGGTAGTCGCTGCGGATCGCCGGCAGCGCCGCCCGCAGCATCTCCTGGTCGCCGAGGACGGCAGGGTTGGTGCCGCTCAGCTTCCGTACGTCGGCCAGCAGGCCCTCGTCGTCGAGCAGGTGCACGGTCTCGTGCCGGGCCTGCGACGGCGCCCGGCGACCGGAGGCGAACAGGTGTGCCGCGGCGCCGCCGTCCTGCTCGATCAGCCGGGCCAGCTCGAAGCCGACGCTGGCGCCCATGCTGTGCCCGAAGACGGCCACCGGCTCGTCCAGCCACGGCCGCAGCACCGTGAACACCTCCCGCGCGAGCTGGTGGATGTCGCCGACGCACGGCTCGTGGCGCCGGTCCTGCCGGCCCGGGTACTGGATCGCCAGCACCTCCACGGCGGGGGAGAGGCTGCGGGAGACGGGAAAGTAGAAGCTGGCCGACCCGCCGGCGTGGGGCAGGCACACCAACCGCCTGGCGCCGCCCGGCGCCGGGTGGAAACGTCGCACCCACAGGCCGTTGTCGGTATCTGGCGTGGTCATCCTCGGCGGTCCTTCCCGGCGGCTGGAGTTCCCGACCGGGCCGTACGCGCACCCGGTCGAGGCGACGCTAGTGCGACTGGTCGGCACCGGGACACCCCTAGCTGGCCGGACGCCCGGTTAGGGGTTGTCCGCCCTCGCGCACACCCAATAACTTCTCCCCGCAGATGGGGATCCTCGTGGCTCTCGGCCGAGCGAGCCGAACGACAGATACAGGTGTCGCCTGAGACTTCTGCGCATTCGTACCGTCGCTTACGTCGAGTCTCCGCCGTGCATCGCGATGGGCTGGGTTGATGGACACCGAAGACAAGCTCCGGGAGTACCTGAAGAGAGTCACCGCCGACCTGCGGCGGACCCGGCAACGGCTCCGCGACGTCGAGGCCGACGCGCAGCAGCCGATCGCGATCGTCGGCACCGGCTGCCGGTTCCCCGGCGGCGTGCGGACGGCCGAGGAGCTGTGGGACCTCGTCGCCGCCGGCGGGGACGCCATCGCCTCCTTCCCCACCGACCGCGGCTGGGACCTGGACGCGCTCTACGACCCGGAGCGGTCCCGGCCGGGCACCTCGTCGGTGCGGGAGGGCGGCTTCCTGCCCGACGCCGCCGACTTCGACCCCCGGCTGTTCGGGGTGTCGCCGCGTGAGGCCCTCGCCATGGACCCCCAGCAGCGGCTGCTGCTGGAGACCTCCTGGGAGGCCGTCGAGTCCGCCGGCATCGACCCGACCAGCCTGAAGGGCGCCCGCGTCGGCGTCTTCGCCGGCATGACCCACAGCGGGTACGCCCACCCGCCCGAGACCCCGCCGGCGGGCGTGGAGGACTACCTGGGCCTCGGCAACGCCGGCAGCATCGCCTCCGGCCGGGTGGCGTACTCGTTCGGCTTCGAGGGGCCGGCGGTGACGGTGGACACCGCGTGTTCGTCGTCGCTGGTGGCGCTGCACCTGGCCGTGCAGGCGCTGCGGTCAGGCGAGTGCGACCTGGCCCTCGCGGGCGGCGTGACGGTGATGCCGACCCCGGCGGTCTTCGTCGACTTCACCCGGCAGGGCAACCTCTCTCCCGTGGCCCGGTGCCGGGCGTTCGCCGACGCGGCGGACGGCACCGCGCTCGCCGAGGGCGTGGGCGTGCTGCTGGTGCAGCGGCTGTCGGATGCGCGGCGGGACGGTCGGCGGGTCCTGGCGGTGGTCCGGGCCACGGCGGTGAACTCCGATGGCGCGTCGAACGGGTTGACGGCGCCGAACGGCCCGTCGCAGCAGCGGGTGATCCGGCAGGCGCTCGCGTCGGCGGGGTTGTCGGCCGCCGACGTGGACGTGGTGGAGGCGCACGGTACGGGCACCACCCTTGGCGATCCGATCGAGGCGCAGGCGTTGCTCGCGACGTACGGGCAGGGTCGGGACGGCCACGAGCCGTTGTTGTTGGGTTCGGTGAAGTCGAACATCGGTCACACGCAGGCGGCTGCCGGGGTGGCCGGCGTGATCAAGATGGTCCTGGCGATGCGGCACGGGGTGGTGCCGGCGACCCTGCACGTCGACGCGCCGTCGTCGCACGTGGACTGGGCGTCCGGTGCGGTCGAGTTGGTGACCGAGACGCGGGACTGGCCGGCGGTGGGGCGTCCGCGTCGGGCGGGTGTGTCGTCGTTCGGCATCTCCGGCACCAACGCGCACGTGATCATCGAGCAGCCGGAGCCGGGTCTTGCGGCGCCGACTGCGGGCGAGGTGGTGGCTGCGGAGCCCGCGGCCCCGCTGGGTGCGGCGCTGGTGGAGTCGGTGCCGGCGGTGGGCGGCGGAACCGGTTGGACCGGGTCGGCGGACGCGGAGTCGGAGACCGTCGCGGCGCCAGCGGTGGGCGTGCCGGTGCCGTGGGTGGTGTCGGCGCGTTCGGAGCGGGGTCTGGTGGGTCAGGCGGCGCGGTTGGCGTCGTTCGTGCGGGGCCGGTCTGGTCTTGGTGTGGTGGATGTGTCGTGGTCGTTGGTGGTGTCGCGGGCGGCGTTGGAGCACCGTGCGGTGGTGTGGGGCTCGGACGTCGACGAGTTGGTCGCGGGTTTGTCGGCTGTCGCCGAGGGTCGGTCGTCGGTGGTGTCGGGTGTGGTGTCGGCGGGTCGTCGGGCGGTGTTGTTCACGGGTCAGGGTTCGCAGCGTGTGGGTATGGGTCGGGAGTTGTACGGGGCGTTCCCGGTGTTCGCGTCGTCGTTCGACGCGGTGTGTCGGGAGATTGATCCGCTGTTGCCGCGTCCGTTGCGTGAGGTGGTGTTCGCCGAGCCGGGCACGTCCGACGCTGGTCTGGTGGATCAGACGGTGTTCGCGCAGGCGGGGTTGTTCGCGGTGGAGGTGGCGTTGTGGGAGCTACTTGCTTCGTGGGGTGTGCGGGCGGATTTCCTGGCGGGTCATTCGATCGGTGAGGTGACGGCGGCGTATGTGGCGGGGATGTTGTCGCTGTCGGACGCGTGTGTTCTGGTGGCGGCGCGGGGTCGGTTGATGCAGGCGTTGCCGGCTGGTGGGGTGATGGCGGCGGTCGGTGCGTCGGAGGAGGCTGTCGCCGAGCTGGTCGGTGTGACCGGTGCTGCGGTGGATGTGGCGGCGGTGAACGGTCCGGCGTCGGTGGTGGTGTCGGGGGCTGCCGGTGAGGTGGCGTCGGTGGTGGCAACCTGTCGTGGGCGGGGGTGGCGGGTCAAGGAGTTGTCGGTCAGTCATGCGTTCCATTCGCGCCTGATGGATCCGATGCTGGACGAGTTCCGGGCGGTGGTGGCGGGGCTGGACTGGCAGCCGCCGAAGGTGCCGATCGTGTCGAACGTGACCGGCGCGGTGGCCGACGCCGCCGAGGTCACCGACCCGGGCTACTGGGTGCGGCACGTACGTCAGCCGGTGCGGTTCGCCGACGCGGTGCGGACCCTCCACCAGCAGGACGTGACGCAGTTCCTGGAGGTGGGCCCCGACGCCGTGCTGACCGCGATGGCGCAGGACTGCGTCGAGGAGACCGGCGACGTCCGGTTCACCGCCACGCTGCGCGCCGGCCACCCCGAGGCCGACACCCTGCGCACCGCCCTCGCCGAGCGGTACGTCACCGGCGGCCACGTCGACTGGGCCGGCTACCTCACCGCCCTCGACGGGGCCGGCCCCGAGCGGGCAGCCGGGGCACGCCCCCGCACCATCGACCTGCCCACGTACGCCTTCGACCACCAGCGCTACTGGCTCAACGCCACCACGACCGCCGGCGCGGGGGCACCCGGCCTCGGCGTCCGCCCCGTCGACCACGCGCTGCTCGGCGCCGCCGTACGCGTGGCCGACGACGACGTGCGGATCTTCGGTGCCGAACTCTCCACGCGTACCCATCCGTGGATTGCCGAACACGTCGTCTGGGACTCGGTGGTGGTGCCCGGCGCCGCCCTGGTCGAGATGGTCCTGCACGCGGGCGCGCAGGTCGGCTGCGACACCCTCGACGAACTGACCCTCCAGGCGCCGCTGACGCTCGCCGAGCAGGACACCCGGGTGGTACAGGTGAAACTGGGCACGGCGGACGAGGAGGGTCGCCGGCCCGTCACCATCCACTCCCGGTCCGCCGCCGACCCGGACGCCGAGTGGGACCGCCACGCGGTGGGCGTCCTCGCCCCGGCCGCACCGCAGCCCTGGCCCGATCCGTCGCCCTGGCCGCCCACCGCAGCCCACGGCGTCGCGGTCGACGGGATCTACACCGAACTGTCCCGCCTCGGCGTCGAGTACGGCCCGCTCTTCCGTGGTCTGCGCGCCGTCTGGCGCGCCGACGACGAGGTCTGCGCCGAGGTGGCGGTGCCCGACGACACCGACATCACCGGGTTCGGCATCCACCCCGCCCTGCTCGATGCGGCGCTGCACGTCGTCGGCCTGCTCGACTCCGACGCGGAGGCGTCCGCCGTACGCCTGCCCTTCGCCTGGACCGGCGTCACCCTCGCGGCGGTCGGCGCGACCGCGCTGCGCGTGCGCGCCCGGCGCAGCGGCGGCGGCGTCACCCTGACCCTGGCCGACCCGGCCGGCGCCCCCGTCGCCCGGATCGGCTCGCTGGTCTCCCGCCCGGTCACCGCCGAGCAGGTACGCGGCACCGGCACGGGCGTCGGCTCCCTGTACGACGTCGGCTGGCAGACCGTGCCGTCGGGCGCCCCGGCGACCGGCCGCGCCGTGCTCCTCGGCGACGCCCCGTCCGACCTGTCCGGGCTCCCCCGCTACGGGCTCACCGAGCTGGCCGAGGCGGTCGACGTCGGCCTGCTCGACCAGGAGCTGGTGCTGCTCGCCGCGTACGCCGACGAGGAGCGCGACCCCGTCCCCGCCGCGACGCGCGCCCGGCTCGCCGCCGTGCTGACGGCCGTCCAGGGTTGGCTCGCCGACGGGCGGCTGGCGGACCGGCGGCTGGTCGTGCTGACCCGGGGGGCTGTGCCCGCCGGCGACACCGACCGGGCGACCGACCTGCCCGGCGCCGCGGTCTGGGGACTGCTGCGGTCGGCCCAGGCGGAGCACCCCGACCGCTTCGTGCTCGTCGACCTCGACGAAGGGCGGCGTCCGGAGCCCGGCACGGTGGACCTGGTGGCTCGCGCGGTCGCCACCGGCGAACCCCAGCTCGCCGTCCGGGGCGACCGGATCCTGGCGCCCCGCCTCGCGCCCGCCGCCCTCGACCCCGCGCTGGGCGTCGAACCCGACCCCGACGGGACGGTACTGGTCACCGGCGCCACCGGCGCCCTCGGCGGCCTGCTGGCCCGACACCTGGTCACCGCGCACAAGGTGCGTCACCTGCTGCTGGTCAGCCGTCGGGGGTCCGACGCCCCCGGCTCGGCCGAGCTGCTGGCCGGGCTCACCGCGCTCGGCGCGCAGGCTCGGCTGGTGGCCGGTGACATCGCCGACCGGGACACCGTCGCCGCCCTGCTGGCCGACGTCCCCGCCGAGCACCCGCTCACCGGGGTGGTCCACGCCGCCGGCGTCCTCGACGACGCGGTGGTCTCGGCGCTGACGCCGGAGCGGATGTCGGCCGTGCTGTCCGCCAAGGCCGACGCC harbors:
- a CDS encoding bifunctional 3-(3-hydroxy-phenyl)propionate/3-hydroxycinnamic acid hydroxylase encodes the protein MAMPMTDVLIVGYGPVGEMLTILLAQRGLTVTAVERWATPYNFPRAVSYDGEASRILAAAGVADRLGPVVESSGEYTFKNGFGRTLLHVKVTGDGPMGWPDSVSFYQPGLEALLAERGAELPGVTVLRPYQVTGLAEHDDRVEVTVAGPDGEEVRAARWVVGCDGANSFVREHLGGGVTDLDFTYDWLVCDVVPHEAREFKPNNLQVCDPARPRTAVSAGPGHRRWEFMRVPGENRAEFESVESVWRLLGLFDITPDNATLERYGVYTTQACSADRWRSGRILIAGDAAHVMPPFMGQGMSSGFRDALNLAWKLDLVHRGLADDALLDTYQEERCAHVQHAIRMSMDSGTVICETDRAAAAGRDAAMLAELRRRTARPRTRSLLEPLAGGLLHDRAGETGAGAPMPQGRVEVDDRAGRFDEVVGTGFVLLCAEDLDGLLDADAREFLASLGTRVVRVVPAGAPAPGPGAAPTAYDLDDVYLPLLKRYDAVAVLVRPDFYVFGTAADPAGVPALVEDLRRQVRRG
- a CDS encoding class I SAM-dependent methyltransferase, whose protein sequence is MFENLKIAGRAIRTVFTADPITRVRRFYEIQSPDVEFAARRTHYMNVGYWTDGVTDLDTAAEALADKLADAAGLKPDDTVLDVGFGYADQDFKWLRERRIAKVYGLNITPHHVEAAQRRAQEEGLADRTDFRLGSATELPFEDDTFDRVVALESAFHFYPRSAFFAEALRVLRPGGVLATADIIPVSGNVVRAAIQSGPLSFVKFSIPKENWHDRDTYRQELVEAGFANPEVHSIKDRTWEGWRAYMADRTNDPEFRAVVKPAVRKSMAAHWKNQDLMKRELAQLDYVIAVGHKR
- a CDS encoding thioesterase II family protein — its product is MTTPDTDNGLWVRRFHPAPGGARRLVCLPHAGGSASFYFPVSRSLSPAVEVLAIQYPGRQDRRHEPCVGDIHQLAREVFTVLRPWLDEPVAVFGHSMGASVGFELARLIEQDGGAAAHLFASGRRAPSQARHETVHLLDDEGLLADVRKLSGTNPAVLGDQEMLRAALPAIRSDYRAAETYTYRPGPPLSCPITVFTGDSDPKTTVEEARSWSTHTTGPFDLKVYPGGHFFLAEHQAAVLRAISTALTAAPAV
- a CDS encoding type I polyketide synthase — translated: MMDTEDKLREYLKRVTADLRRTRQRLRDVEADAQQPIAIVGTGCRFPGGVRTAEELWDLVAAGGDAIASFPTDRGWDLDALYDPERSRPGTSSVREGGFLPDAADFDPRLFGVSPREALAMDPQQRLLLETSWEAVESAGIDPTSLKGARVGVFAGMTHSGYAHPPETPPAGVEDYLGLGNAGSIASGRVAYSFGFEGPAVTVDTACSSSLVALHLAVQALRSGECDLALAGGVTVMPTPAVFVDFTRQGNLSPVARCRAFADAADGTALAEGVGVLLVQRLSDARRDGRRVLAVVRATAVNSDGASNGLTAPNGPSQQRVIRQALASAGLSAADVDVVEAHGTGTTLGDPIEAQALLATYGQGRDGHEPLLLGSVKSNIGHTQAAAGVAGVIKMVLAMRHGVVPATLHVDAPSSHVDWASGAVELVTETRDWPAVGRPRRAGVSSFGISGTNAHVIIEQPEPGLAAPTAGEVVAAEPAAPLGAALVESVPAVGGGTGWTGSADAESETVAAPAVGVPVPWVVSARSERGLVGQAARLASFVRGRSGLGVVDVSWSLVVSRAALEHRAVVWGSDVDELVAGLSAVAEGRSSVVSGVVSAGRRAVLFTGQGSQRVGMGRELYGAFPVFASSFDAVCREIDPLLPRPLREVVFAEPGTSDAGLVDQTVFAQAGLFAVEVALWELLASWGVRADFLAGHSIGEVTAAYVAGMLSLSDACVLVAARGRLMQALPAGGVMAAVGASEEAVAELVGVTGAAVDVAAVNGPASVVVSGAAGEVASVVATCRGRGWRVKELSVSHAFHSRLMDPMLDEFRAVVAGLDWQPPKVPIVSNVTGAVADAAEVTDPGYWVRHVRQPVRFADAVRTLHQQDVTQFLEVGPDAVLTAMAQDCVEETGDVRFTATLRAGHPEADTLRTALAERYVTGGHVDWAGYLTALDGAGPERAAGARPRTIDLPTYAFDHQRYWLNATTTAGAGAPGLGVRPVDHALLGAAVRVADDDVRIFGAELSTRTHPWIAEHVVWDSVVVPGAALVEMVLHAGAQVGCDTLDELTLQAPLTLAEQDTRVVQVKLGTADEEGRRPVTIHSRSAADPDAEWDRHAVGVLAPAAPQPWPDPSPWPPTAAHGVAVDGIYTELSRLGVEYGPLFRGLRAVWRADDEVCAEVAVPDDTDITGFGIHPALLDAALHVVGLLDSDAEASAVRLPFAWTGVTLAAVGATALRVRARRSGGGVTLTLADPAGAPVARIGSLVSRPVTAEQVRGTGTGVGSLYDVGWQTVPSGAPATGRAVLLGDAPSDLSGLPRYGLTELAEAVDVGLLDQELVLLAAYADEERDPVPAATRARLAAVLTAVQGWLADGRLADRRLVVLTRGAVPAGDTDRATDLPGAAVWGLLRSAQAEHPDRFVLVDLDEGRRPEPGTVDLVARAVATGEPQLAVRGDRILAPRLAPAALDPALGVEPDPDGTVLVTGATGALGGLLARHLVTAHKVRHLLLVSRRGSDAPGSAELLAGLTALGAQARLVAGDIADRDTVAALLADVPAEHPLTGVVHAAGVLDDAVVSALTPERMSAVLSAKADAAWHLHELTRGRNLSMFVLFSSVAGVLGGPGQGNYAAANAFLDGLAHHRRAAGLAATSLAWGLWAADSGMTGTLDAAQRQRMSRNGLSPLDTDHGLRLFDAALRGGRPHLVPALLDLAALRRQSDTGQLPAPLRGLVRARRRVADGARDGGPSFAQRLAGTPEAERGRLVEELIKAQVVEVLGYPPATVVPSAQTFTGLGFDSLTAVELRNRLTAATGIRLPASLIFDCPTPAALADFLLADVAPPAPAPSLLAELDRLEAAFGATGPDELARLAGDDETRTAVAVRLRALVTRWSDATDRPADVSQAIDDASDDELFDFIDQKFGRS